In Thiofilum sp., the genomic window AAGATAATGACATTACTATTGTTGATACCAATGCAGCGGTAATGCGTGAATTACGCGAAAAGCTAGATGTGCGCACCGAGGTAGGACAAGCGTCCTATCCACGCGTCTTAGAGCGGGCAGGGATTCAAGACGCGGATATGATTATTGCGGTCACGAATAGTGATGAGATTAATATGGTGGCGTGTCAGGTCGCTCAAACCCTATACCGTACCCCCACTAAAATTGCACGTATCCGCTCCTCGCACTATTTAGAGCAACCGCGTTTATTTGGTAGTCATGCCGTACCGATTGATGTGTTAATCAGTCCAGAGCAATTAGTTACTGAGCATATTTTTCGTCTCATTTCTCACCCCGGAGCCTTACAGGTACTCAGTTTTGCGGAAGGCAAAGTACAATTAGTAGCGGTTAAAGCTCTCTCTGGTGGGTCTTTAATTGGTCATCGTCTCTCGGAAATTCATGAACATATGCCCGGTATTAAAGGGCGGGTCGCGGCTTTATTCCGCAAAGGGAAGGTGATTCAAGATTTTGAGCAGACTATCTTAGAAGAAAATGATGAGGTCTTTTTCATTGCAAGCCCTAAGCATATTCGCTCGATTATTAGTGAGTTACGTAAATTAGATAAACCCTATAAACGTATTGTACTCGCGGGGGGCGGGAATATTGGTAATCGTTTGGCACGTTTACTAGAAGGAGCTAAATATCAAGTTAAAATTATTGAAAAAGATCCAGAGCGGGCTTCTAAGTTAGCCGAGCGCTTAGATAAAACGATTGTGCTAGAAGGGGATGTCGCTGATGAGGATCTATTGGTTGAAGAGGGCATTGATAGTACCGATGTCTTTGTAGCGATTACCAATGACGATGAAGCTAATATTCTATCTTCGATGTTGGCTAAGCGTTTAGGTGCACGGCGGGTGATGTGTTTGATTAATCGTTTGAGCTATGCCGATTTAGTGGAAAGTAATATCGATGTAGCCGTTTCTCCCCAGCAAATTACTATTGGTGCGTTACTAGCGCATATTCGCCGTGGCGATATTGTAGCGGTGCATTCCTTGCGGCGCGGTGTTTCAGAGGCGATTGAAGTGGTAGCGCATGGTGATATGAAAACCTCGCGGGTAGTGGGGCGACGCTTAGATGATCTAAAACTGCCTCCAGGGACTACGGTGGGGGTTTTGATCAGGGGCGATGAATTAATGTTTGATAATGAAACCATTATTGAGGATGGTGATCATGTGATTATGTTTGTTGCAGACAAGCGGTATATTGCGACGGTAGAAAAGCTGTTTCAGGTGGGGATACATTTCTTTTAAGCGTGTATAATGCGCCTTAATCATAAATAACAATAATTGAGTGCTATATGCCAAAACAGATGCAAGGGGTGACTCTGGTAGAGCTAATGATTGCTCTAGTGCTACTGAGTATATTAGTTGCTATAGCAGCGCCCAATTTAAAAGAGTTTTCTGAACGCAATCGCGTGACCGCTGCTACTAATCAAATGCTGTCTTATTTAAGCTTAGCGCGAAGTGAAGCGGCTAAGCGTAATTACAATGTGGTGCTATGTATTCGTAACACTGAGGGTACGGGCTGTGATACGGGTGGTACTGACTATTCTCAAGGGGTTTTGATCTTTGTCGATTATGCGGATCGTACCAATACAGCTAACAATACTTATGATGGCACTACCATTAAGTATGATTTGGATTTTGACGATGCTCCTGATAGCTATGAAGAAATTATTTTCCTCTCTGAACCGATCACCTCCACCTATAAAATTGTAAGTAACCGTCCGGGAAATAATCCAACGGTTATTCCCTTTGCTCCTAATGGAGCAGTGGCTTCAGGAACCAAAACATTTGCTCTGCAAACCCTCACGAAAGAGGATAATACCCTGAAAAGACGTATTGTATTTAATATGGCGGGTAGG contains:
- a CDS encoding GspH/FimT family pseudopilin, which gives rise to MPKQMQGVTLVELMIALVLLSILVAIAAPNLKEFSERNRVTAATNQMLSYLSLARSEAAKRNYNVVLCIRNTEGTGCDTGGTDYSQGVLIFVDYADRTNTANNTYDGTTIKYDLDFDDAPDSYEEIIFLSEPITSTYKIVSNRPGNNPTVIPFAPNGAVASGTKTFALQTLTKEDNTLKRRIVFNMAGRMRACTVAEGQTSC
- the trkA gene encoding Trk system potassium transporter TrkA, encoding MKILILGAGQVGRSVAAVLTHEDNDITIVDTNAAVMRELREKLDVRTEVGQASYPRVLERAGIQDADMIIAVTNSDEINMVACQVAQTLYRTPTKIARIRSSHYLEQPRLFGSHAVPIDVLISPEQLVTEHIFRLISHPGALQVLSFAEGKVQLVAVKALSGGSLIGHRLSEIHEHMPGIKGRVAALFRKGKVIQDFEQTILEENDEVFFIASPKHIRSIISELRKLDKPYKRIVLAGGGNIGNRLARLLEGAKYQVKIIEKDPERASKLAERLDKTIVLEGDVADEDLLVEEGIDSTDVFVAITNDDEANILSSMLAKRLGARRVMCLINRLSYADLVESNIDVAVSPQQITIGALLAHIRRGDIVAVHSLRRGVSEAIEVVAHGDMKTSRVVGRRLDDLKLPPGTTVGVLIRGDELMFDNETIIEDGDHVIMFVADKRYIATVEKLFQVGIHFF